The following proteins are encoded in a genomic region of Porphyrobacter sp. CACIAM 03H1:
- a CDS encoding sulfatase yields the protein MRRWVKGALGTLAALAVLGAAGYHFRTDLALAFVRWRSAQDIAATRPVPWQQGPATPAAPPSERPPNIVFILFDDLGMNDLSTFGGGIAGGRIKTPNIDRLAADGAIFTQAYAGNATCSPSRAQLMTGRYATRTGFEFTPTPPGFARVVSMVSADLAPDRPPVVYDAAAEAAAPPFEEQGLPPEEVTLAEVLKTRGYHTVHIGKWHLGNAPRFHPNAQGFDESLNMDGMLHLPEDHPDAVNARLEFDPIDHFLWASGHFVTSYNGGEKFAPGGYLADYWTDESLKVIEANRNRPFFLYLAHWGVHSPLQATREDYDAVGDIAPHRVRVYAAMMRALDRSVGRIMAKLEAEGLAENTLVVISSDNGAPGYVGIDRVNAPFRGGKGSFFEGGIRVPLFARWPARIAPGTKVPLPVGQVDVMPTLAAVAGAPLPKGVTIDGRNLLPALTGQGTPERADAPLFWSSGYYKAVRAGNWKLQVNGRQNKVWLYDLAADPTETRNLAAAQPAKRAELERLLAAHERGRKAPLYASTFETPVSIDRTMAEPFDPRGEWIYWPN from the coding sequence GTGAGGCGCTGGGTCAAGGGTGCGCTCGGCACGCTGGCGGCGCTCGCAGTGCTGGGCGCAGCGGGCTATCACTTCCGCACCGATCTGGCGCTCGCCTTCGTGCGCTGGCGCAGCGCGCAGGACATCGCGGCCACCCGCCCGGTGCCGTGGCAGCAGGGCCCCGCCACCCCCGCCGCGCCCCCGTCCGAGCGGCCGCCCAACATCGTCTTCATCCTGTTCGACGATCTCGGGATGAACGACCTGTCGACCTTCGGCGGCGGGATCGCCGGGGGACGGATCAAGACCCCGAACATCGACCGTCTTGCGGCAGATGGCGCGATCTTCACCCAGGCCTATGCCGGCAACGCCACCTGCTCGCCTTCGCGCGCGCAGTTGATGACGGGGCGCTATGCCACCCGCACCGGGTTCGAGTTCACCCCGACGCCCCCCGGCTTTGCCCGCGTCGTATCGATGGTCTCGGCCGATCTCGCCCCCGATCGCCCGCCGGTCGTCTACGATGCCGCAGCCGAGGCCGCGGCCCCGCCTTTCGAGGAACAGGGCCTGCCGCCCGAGGAAGTGACGCTGGCCGAGGTGCTCAAGACCCGGGGTTACCACACGGTCCACATCGGCAAGTGGCACCTCGGCAACGCGCCGCGCTTCCACCCCAATGCGCAAGGCTTTGACGAGAGCCTCAACATGGACGGCATGCTGCACCTGCCCGAGGATCATCCGGACGCGGTCAATGCGCGGCTTGAATTCGATCCCATCGACCACTTCCTGTGGGCCTCGGGCCATTTCGTCACCAGCTACAACGGCGGCGAGAAATTCGCTCCCGGCGGCTATCTCGCCGATTACTGGACCGACGAGAGCCTGAAGGTGATTGAGGCCAACCGCAACCGGCCCTTCTTCCTCTATCTGGCCCACTGGGGCGTGCATTCGCCCTTGCAGGCGACGCGCGAGGATTATGACGCTGTCGGCGACATCGCGCCGCACCGGGTCAGGGTCTATGCGGCGATGATGCGTGCGCTCGACCGCAGCGTGGGGCGGATCATGGCCAAGCTCGAGGCCGAGGGGCTGGCTGAGAACACGCTTGTGGTGATCTCGTCCGACAACGGCGCGCCGGGTTATGTCGGGATCGACCGGGTCAACGCGCCGTTCCGCGGCGGCAAGGGGTCCTTCTTCGAAGGCGGCATCCGGGTCCCGCTGTTTGCCCGCTGGCCGGCGCGGATCGCCCCGGGGACGAAGGTTCCGCTGCCGGTCGGGCAGGTCGACGTCATGCCGACGCTGGCCGCCGTGGCCGGGGCGCCCCTGCCCAAGGGCGTCACGATCGACGGGCGCAACCTGCTCCCCGCGCTGACCGGCCAGGGAACACCCGAACGCGCCGATGCGCCGCTGTTCTGGAGCAGCGGCTATTACAAGGCCGTGCGCGCCGGGAACTGGAAGCTGCAGGTCAACGGCAGGCAGAACAAGGTCTGGCTCTACGACCTCGCCGCCGATCCGACCGAGACCAGGAACCTCGCCGCCGCGCAGCCGGCCAAGCGCGCCGAACTCGAGAGGCTCCTTGCTGCGCACGAACGCGGCCGCAAGGCGCCGCTCTATGCCAGCACCTTCGAGACTCCCGTCTCGATCGACCGGACAATGGCCGAGCCCTTCGACCCGCGCGGCGAGTGGATCTACTGGCCCAACTGA
- a CDS encoding glycoside hydrolase family 16 protein, with the protein MGAAVRRQVQAVLLGLWLVACGASGTSSNAAGDPPPGQRTDGAFADFDFAGGTAFPPRARVRIGDVAVAPGAREVHVPVTLDRPTPNTVHARVLTRNGRLPGGAIEGRHFERLDGVVVFRPGDPLVQTVRVSLRGMPEGARFELHFPEGVDGAHVADPRGQIRAVEGAPPTVARTADFREPRRFAASGTPAYRLNPARARWSDGGGPEAFSTRLPHGRTQPGNAETGLYLDPDRHAAPRAPIAVEEGVLVLRSQELDRPIRHEGEMWRHGAAVLTGEKMPATHVAYGQYEWEAKMPDRRGAWPALWLLPTRGWPPEIDVYEGFGDSPDWNFARDISANLHGGADGKRRFTVPLRIDARRFYAISGMSDGYHRYAVDIAPDFITWFVDGTEVYQAVNPFAGVTWFPLMNVAVKHEGAFTGGSGAMRIRAFTVWRGAGQLGQ; encoded by the coding sequence ATGGGCGCGGCGGTGCGGCGACAGGTGCAGGCGGTGCTTCTGGGCCTCTGGCTGGTCGCCTGCGGGGCGAGCGGCACTTCGTCCAATGCCGCCGGCGATCCCCCGCCGGGGCAGCGTACCGACGGCGCCTTTGCGGATTTCGACTTTGCCGGCGGCACGGCCTTCCCGCCGAGGGCGCGGGTGCGCATCGGCGATGTCGCCGTCGCGCCCGGCGCGCGCGAGGTGCACGTTCCCGTGACGCTCGACCGCCCCACGCCCAACACGGTCCACGCGCGGGTGCTGACCCGTAACGGCCGCTTGCCCGGGGGCGCGATCGAGGGCCGGCATTTCGAGCGGCTCGACGGCGTTGTGGTGTTCCGTCCCGGCGATCCGCTCGTCCAGACGGTGCGCGTCTCCTTGCGCGGCATGCCCGAAGGCGCGCGATTCGAGCTGCATTTCCCCGAGGGCGTCGACGGCGCGCATGTGGCCGACCCGCGCGGCCAGATCCGCGCGGTGGAGGGCGCGCCGCCGACGGTGGCGCGAACCGCCGACTTTCGCGAACCGCGCCGCTTCGCCGCGTCCGGCACGCCCGCCTACCGGCTCAATCCGGCCCGTGCGCGCTGGAGCGACGGGGGCGGACCGGAGGCGTTCTCGACCCGCCTGCCTCACGGGCGCACCCAGCCGGGCAATGCCGAGACCGGACTCTATCTCGATCCCGATCGGCACGCGGCGCCGCGCGCGCCGATCGCGGTGGAAGAGGGCGTGCTGGTGCTGCGCAGTCAAGAGCTCGACCGTCCGATCCGCCACGAAGGGGAGATGTGGCGACACGGGGCGGCGGTGCTGACGGGCGAGAAGATGCCGGCAACCCACGTCGCTTACGGCCAGTACGAGTGGGAGGCGAAGATGCCCGACCGCCGCGGCGCCTGGCCCGCCCTGTGGCTGCTGCCGACGCGCGGGTGGCCGCCGGAGATCGACGTCTATGAAGGCTTCGGCGATTCGCCCGACTGGAACTTCGCGCGCGACATCAGCGCGAACCTGCATGGCGGCGCGGACGGAAAGCGCCGCTTCACCGTGCCCCTCCGGATCGATGCGAGGCGCTTCTACGCGATCAGCGGAATGTCAGACGGCTATCACCGCTATGCCGTCGACATCGCGCCCGACTTTATCACTTGGTTCGTTGACGGCACCGAGGTCTATCAGGCCGTCAACCCCTTCGCCGGCGTGACCTGGTTCCCGCTGATGAATGTCGCGGTGAAGCACGAAGGCGCGTTCACCGGCGGAAGCGGCGCGATGCGGATCCGGGCCTTCACGGTCTGGCGCGGGGCCGGTCAGTTGGGCCAGTAG
- a CDS encoding nucleotidyltransferase family protein produces the protein MNAALTQDRNRSAAKISDEGAASSAVAWETAQDALARLCSASLTGEAHALSGWQAACPASLAALAVRARMTSPCMRGFERAGLVPPVPVAEAAKAARTRSAIANGRVMALARLAFPVLARAGIAAIAFKGPFQHRLLHGDPFFCRSGDLDLLVARADFEAALAALEHEGFRQRAGTSAWWTGPLGEVHLDHAGGGVIDLHHRLQQPGCPPPHDIGAFLRDPRRELVGQVEVAVPHRPQAVLICALNFTKELVHRHPSARYAYNLAAGLLGMSAEEHRQFAQLVCRQRLSGTVGLAVALCETIFGVSLPFVPPLARRAPPEWAHRSALLAMVFEPHAPATLWPRRRAILWAMCSGSPGAQRAAEFSREAARMIASEALRRSVPVEG, from the coding sequence ATGAATGCTGCACTCACCCAAGATAGAAACCGTTCTGCCGCGAAAATTTCGGACGAGGGGGCGGCTTCTTCCGCAGTGGCGTGGGAGACCGCGCAAGATGCGTTAGCCCGGTTATGCAGCGCGAGCCTGACGGGCGAGGCGCACGCGCTGTCGGGCTGGCAGGCGGCCTGCCCGGCGAGTCTTGCTGCTCTGGCAGTGCGGGCGCGCATGACATCGCCCTGTATGCGCGGCTTCGAGCGCGCGGGGCTCGTGCCGCCCGTGCCGGTCGCCGAGGCGGCAAAGGCGGCGCGAACCCGTTCGGCGATCGCCAACGGGCGGGTGATGGCTCTGGCGCGGCTCGCCTTTCCGGTGCTGGCGCGAGCGGGGATCGCCGCCATCGCCTTCAAGGGGCCGTTCCAGCATCGTCTGCTCCATGGCGATCCGTTCTTCTGCCGTTCGGGCGATCTCGATCTGCTGGTTGCGCGAGCCGACTTCGAGGCTGCGCTGGCGGCGCTCGAGCACGAGGGTTTCCGGCAGCGTGCCGGAACATCGGCATGGTGGACCGGCCCTCTCGGCGAGGTGCACCTCGATCATGCGGGGGGAGGGGTGATCGATCTGCACCACCGTCTCCAGCAGCCGGGGTGCCCCCCACCGCACGACATCGGAGCCTTTCTGCGCGATCCCCGTCGCGAGCTGGTCGGGCAGGTGGAGGTTGCCGTGCCCCACCGGCCGCAGGCGGTGCTGATCTGCGCGCTCAACTTCACCAAGGAACTGGTCCACCGCCATCCCTCGGCCCGCTATGCCTACAACCTGGCGGCAGGGTTGCTGGGCATGAGCGCCGAGGAACACCGGCAGTTCGCGCAGCTCGTCTGCCGCCAGCGGCTGAGCGGCACGGTGGGCCTGGCAGTGGCGCTGTGCGAGACGATTTTCGGAGTGAGCCTGCCGTTCGTCCCGCCTCTTGCGCGCCGCGCGCCGCCCGAATGGGCACACCGCAGCGCCCTGCTGGCGATGGTGTTCGAGCCGCATGCGCCTGCAACGCTCTGGCCCAGGCGCCGCGCGATTCTCTGGGCGATGTGCAGCGGCTCGCCCGGCGCGCAGCGGGCGGCGGAATTCTCGCGCGAGGCGGCACGCATGATCGCGAGCGAGGCTCTTCGGCGCTCCGTGCCGGTGGAGGGATAG
- a CDS encoding lasso RiPP family leader peptide-containing protein produces the protein MNNRAYNAPELEELGTFEKLTQASGCPDALDASFPAGTPFGDLTCGAEDGLS, from the coding sequence ATGAACAATAGAGCCTATAACGCCCCCGAACTTGAAGAACTGGGCACCTTCGAGAAGCTGACCCAGGCCAGCGGTTGCCCGGATGCGCTCGATGCGAGCTTCCCGGCCGGAACGCCTTTCGGCGATCTGACCTGCGGGGCCGAGGACGGCCTTTCCTGA
- a CDS encoding PqqD family protein, whose translation MEKIAHDLLVTSDPEVVDCVLGDGSALLNLRTNIYYSLNEVGTYVWHAIGQPVPFGNLVKRVATEYAAPADQVEKDLARLVARLDEAGLVTCSHR comes from the coding sequence ATGGAGAAAATCGCTCACGACCTGCTTGTCACCAGCGACCCCGAGGTGGTTGACTGCGTGCTGGGCGACGGCTCGGCGCTGCTCAATCTGCGCACCAACATCTATTACAGCCTCAACGAGGTCGGCACCTATGTCTGGCATGCCATTGGCCAGCCGGTCCCCTTCGGCAACCTCGTGAAGCGGGTGGCGACGGAATATGCCGCGCCCGCCGATCAGGTCGAGAAGGACCTCGCGCGGCTCGTGGCGAGACTGGACGAGGCCGGGCTGGTGACATGCAGCCACCGCTAA